CTTGATAATTCATAATCCAATGGAGGAATACAGCATTGCTGAAAATATTCTTCATATGCTTAGAAGCGACAGCAAATTTACAAAACTGGAATCTGAAATACTGGACTTAATATTGGTTATACATGCAGAACACGGTGGTGGAAATAATTCGACATTCACTTCGCACGTAATTTCTTCCACAAGAACAGATACCTATTCTTCAATTTCTGCTTCAATTGGTTCATTAAAAGGGCCTATGCATGGTGGAGCAAATTCAATGGTTACAAAAATGATAGAAGATATGAAAAAAAATTCAAATCCTTATGATGAAATAAAATTAAAAGAATATTTGAAAAAAATATTTGAGAAAAAAGCATTTGACAAGACAGGGCGAATTTATGGAATGGGGCATGCAGTTTATACAGTTTCAGACCCACGTGCTGAAATTTTGAAAAAAAAGGCTTACGAACTGGCAAAGGAAAAAGATGCGCTTGAAGAATTTGAGCTTTTTTCAAATGTTGAAAAATTTACGAAAGAAATTGGGAAAGAATTAAAAGGCAAGGATTTTGAAATTTGTGCAAATGTTGATTTGTATTCAGGATTTGTGTATAGACTTCTGAATATCCCGCAAAACATATTTACACCATTATTTGCATTGTCGAGAATAGCCAGTTGGAATGCACATAGGATGGAGCAGATTCTTGTGGATAAAAAATTGATCCGTCCAGCATACAAGGCAATTGATGAAGATGGAAATATATTTTTATAATTATTTTTTTAGAACAGGGAGAAAATTTTATTCTCCTTGTTTTTATATGTTTTTTGCCATTGTCATTTTGCAATTTATGGGCTATAATAAAATTGATATTTCTTGAAAGGAGATATGCCTGTGAGCAAATATAAAGAAGTTTATAATGATATAAAAGAAAAAATAACAAATGGGACATTCAAGGCTGGGGAATTTTTAAAAAGTGAATCAGATTTGGCACATAAATATTCGTATTCTAAAGATACTATAAGAAAAGCACTTTCCATGCTTGAATTAGATGGATATATTCAAAAAATAAAAGGTAAAAATTCCATGGTTTTAGAAAATGGA
This is a stretch of genomic DNA from Leptotrichia hofstadii. It encodes these proteins:
- a CDS encoding citrate/2-methylcitrate synthase, which gives rise to MKSDFINELGTLFNQNNSISDDIYNKLDVKRGLRNKNGTGVLVGLTKIGSVLGYSVNKKGKKIPEKGKLYYRGISIDKLVKQFEEEKTFCFEKTMFLLLFGKVPSNFELKMFVSTLKEYRHLPDEFIEDFILRKPSTDIMNHLQRAVLCLYTLDENPDDVSLSNLIDQSLNLIAKFPSLLVYCYQACNYKHFKKSLIIHNPMEEYSIAENILHMLRSDSKFTKLESEILDLILVIHAEHGGGNNSTFTSHVISSTRTDTYSSISASIGSLKGPMHGGANSMVTKMIEDMKKNSNPYDEIKLKEYLKKIFEKKAFDKTGRIYGMGHAVYTVSDPRAEILKKKAYELAKEKDALEEFELFSNVEKFTKEIGKELKGKDFEICANVDLYSGFVYRLLNIPQNIFTPLFALSRIASWNAHRMEQILVDKKLIRPAYKAIDEDGNIFL